One stretch of Schlesneria sp. DSM 10557 DNA includes these proteins:
- a CDS encoding SDR family oxidoreductase, whose product MKLAGKTVLITGGRRIGAALARLLAERGANIALSYHSSTAVIQEVVEDCRQAGVQAEAYSADLRHCEQAEALVAQTVARFGSLDVLINLTSIYTRTPFANLQPGDYEEAIASNLSAPYFTALSAARAMQQQPTVDGLQGKIIHFTDWAVDRPYRDFLPYLIAKGGLVTLTRALAVELAPTITVNAIAPGTVEPPPHVSAERLEQIRNTSTLGKIGSADDVNRLVLYLLEGTDFVTGEVYRVDGGRFLGSSTGEA is encoded by the coding sequence ATGAAGCTGGCAGGTAAAACCGTTCTGATTACCGGGGGGCGACGCATCGGAGCCGCGCTGGCTCGCCTGCTCGCTGAACGGGGTGCCAACATTGCCTTGAGCTATCACTCCAGCACGGCGGTGATCCAGGAAGTCGTCGAGGATTGTCGGCAAGCAGGTGTGCAGGCCGAGGCCTATTCCGCTGATCTTCGGCACTGCGAGCAAGCCGAAGCGCTGGTCGCGCAAACCGTCGCCCGGTTTGGCTCGCTCGACGTTCTGATCAACCTGACCAGCATCTACACGCGAACCCCCTTCGCCAATTTACAACCCGGCGACTACGAAGAAGCCATCGCCTCGAATCTTTCGGCCCCCTACTTCACGGCCCTTTCCGCGGCTCGAGCAATGCAGCAACAGCCGACGGTCGACGGACTGCAAGGGAAGATCATCCACTTCACCGACTGGGCTGTGGACCGGCCCTACCGTGACTTCCTTCCCTACCTGATCGCCAAAGGAGGCCTGGTCACGCTGACCAGAGCATTGGCTGTCGAGCTCGCACCGACCATCACAGTGAATGCCATCGCACCGGGGACTGTAGAGCCCCCTCCACACGTCTCAGCAGAGCGGCTTGAACAGATTCGGAACACTTCGACGCTGGGAAAAATCGGCTCTGCCGATGACGTGAATCGTCTGGTCCTGTACCTGCTGGAGGGGACCGACTTCGTGACCGGCGAGGTATACCGAGTCGACGGTGGCCGCTTCCTGGGATCATCAACGGGTGAAGCATGA
- a CDS encoding amidohydrolase, whose translation MPDQLPVIDTHQHLWDLSKFTLPWHQGGETGPIERSFLMSDYLEATKGLNVVKTVYMEVDVKVDQQDAEADYVTHLCQQNDNPMAAAVISGRPGSPGFEKYVSRFADNKYIKGIRQVLHGDSTPPGYCLTPEFVKSIQLLGDMGKSFDLCVRAGEVVDAAKLVRQCPKTRFILDHCGNMSVTSTDAALRAKWERGMKELAQLPNVICKVSGIIVTANKDWKPDDLAQNVNDTLDAFGEDRVIFAGDWPVCTLRASFAQWLNALKQIVKDRPLVFQKKLFHDNAAKFYGI comes from the coding sequence ATGCCCGATCAGCTTCCCGTCATCGATACTCATCAGCACCTGTGGGATCTCAGCAAGTTCACGCTGCCGTGGCATCAGGGAGGAGAGACGGGGCCCATCGAGCGCAGTTTTCTGATGTCGGATTATCTGGAAGCAACCAAAGGGCTGAATGTCGTCAAGACCGTCTACATGGAGGTGGATGTCAAAGTCGACCAGCAGGACGCCGAGGCGGACTATGTCACGCACCTGTGTCAGCAGAACGACAATCCCATGGCGGCGGCCGTGATCTCGGGACGACCGGGAAGTCCCGGCTTTGAAAAGTACGTGTCCCGCTTTGCGGATAACAAGTACATCAAAGGGATTCGCCAGGTGCTGCACGGTGATTCGACACCTCCGGGATACTGCCTGACGCCCGAATTCGTCAAAAGTATTCAGTTACTGGGCGACATGGGCAAAAGCTTTGACCTGTGTGTTCGCGCGGGCGAGGTCGTCGACGCGGCAAAGCTTGTTCGTCAATGTCCGAAGACCCGTTTCATCCTCGATCATTGCGGCAACATGAGCGTTACGTCGACCGACGCGGCTCTACGAGCGAAATGGGAACGCGGGATGAAGGAACTGGCTCAGCTGCCGAACGTGATCTGCAAGGTTTCCGGGATTATCGTGACGGCCAATAAGGACTGGAAACCCGATGATCTGGCGCAGAACGTCAATGACACGCTCGACGCCTTTGGCGAAGATCGGGTGATTTTTGCAGGTGACTGGCCGGTCTGCACCTTGCGAGCCTCATTCGCTCAGTGGCTTAATGCTCTCAAGCAGATCGTTAAAGACCGACCTCTTGTCTTCCAGAAGAAGCTGTTCCACGATAACGCGGCCAAATTCTACGGAATCTGA
- a CDS encoding RraA family protein → MSAQGLTAAQLDELRKFDSPTICNAVELWNLRPRNTGYMNSSIKACFPSFPPMVGYALTSTFRSMAPPRGGDAYGSIGAQLDAFATLPGPPVIVFQDLDEPSASATFGEVMCSTYKRFGAQGLITSGTGRDLAQVEALGFPTFTNGACAAHGYCHIVSINGPVTVGGMVIYPGDLLHGDLNGVTTIPAEIASEVPEVCQEIARAEAIVLDYLKSEKVSVAEFNVARKACGDAINALGKRLRGE, encoded by the coding sequence ATGTCCGCCCAGGGATTGACAGCAGCACAGCTGGATGAGCTTCGAAAGTTCGATTCACCGACAATCTGCAACGCCGTCGAGTTATGGAACCTGCGACCACGAAATACGGGTTACATGAATTCGTCGATCAAGGCCTGTTTCCCGAGCTTCCCTCCGATGGTGGGATACGCGTTGACGTCCACCTTCCGCAGTATGGCACCCCCGCGCGGGGGTGATGCCTACGGAAGCATCGGTGCTCAACTGGACGCCTTTGCCACATTACCCGGTCCCCCTGTGATCGTCTTTCAAGATCTTGACGAACCCTCTGCGTCAGCCACGTTTGGTGAGGTGATGTGCTCGACCTACAAGCGATTTGGCGCTCAGGGGCTGATTACCTCGGGGACAGGGCGCGATCTGGCACAGGTCGAAGCACTCGGCTTTCCAACATTCACGAACGGGGCCTGCGCCGCGCATGGCTACTGTCATATTGTCTCCATTAATGGACCCGTCACAGTGGGGGGAATGGTCATTTACCCGGGGGACCTGCTGCATGGCGATCTGAACGGGGTCACGACGATTCCCGCCGAAATTGCGTCGGAAGTCCCCGAAGTCTGCCAGGAGATTGCCCGGGCCGAAGCCATCGTTCTCGACTATCTCAAGAGTGAGAAGGTGTCCGTGGCGGAATTCAACGTCGCCCGCAAGGCCTGTGGAGACGCGATCAACGCATTGGGCAAACGGCTTCGTGGAGAATGA
- a CDS encoding PmoA family protein yields the protein MHQFCKSRLFVWCLLAITGPWSVAQAEDRAKAQNDAASVGGKEAVTIEQTDDGLAVKIKGEEFTVFHHGAALPKPYFWPVRGPGGAILTRPNDPNEKEHPHHRGIWLSVDEVNHVRFWAEKGRIVTTDVKSKSGKPGTIEMTNEWIGLDGTPALIEKTIVSIYPERLITYDTTLAPPVGKLARFDDTKEGFFGFRVAQSMREKEGGIVTNSDGKKTTAECWGQPAKWVDYTGVVDAKTYGVALMDHPGNFRPSRYHVRDYGLFSMSPFGEGAYQNDESKSQPVILDADTPSLRFRFGAYIHAGNATEGKVAEAYKQFIEVTK from the coding sequence ATGCATCAGTTCTGTAAGAGTCGTCTTTTCGTCTGGTGTCTGCTTGCGATTACGGGACCGTGGTCGGTAGCACAGGCCGAGGATCGCGCGAAAGCGCAGAACGACGCCGCTTCTGTCGGCGGAAAAGAAGCGGTGACCATCGAGCAGACCGACGACGGATTGGCCGTCAAAATCAAGGGGGAAGAGTTCACCGTCTTTCATCACGGCGCCGCACTCCCCAAGCCTTACTTCTGGCCTGTACGTGGTCCCGGTGGTGCCATTCTCACTCGTCCTAACGACCCGAACGAAAAAGAGCATCCTCACCACCGCGGGATCTGGCTCTCCGTCGACGAAGTCAATCACGTCCGTTTCTGGGCGGAAAAAGGTCGCATCGTCACGACCGATGTGAAGTCGAAGTCGGGAAAGCCCGGAACGATCGAGATGACAAATGAGTGGATCGGATTGGACGGGACGCCCGCACTGATCGAAAAAACAATCGTTTCCATCTATCCGGAACGGCTCATCACGTATGACACGACACTGGCCCCGCCTGTCGGAAAACTCGCCCGCTTCGACGATACGAAGGAAGGTTTCTTCGGTTTTCGCGTTGCTCAATCGATGCGAGAAAAAGAAGGGGGAATCGTCACCAACTCGGACGGCAAGAAGACGACGGCAGAATGCTGGGGACAGCCAGCCAAATGGGTCGACTATACTGGCGTGGTCGATGCAAAAACTTACGGCGTCGCCCTGATGGACCATCCCGGCAACTTTCGTCCATCGCGATACCACGTCCGAGATTACGGTCTGTTTTCCATGAGTCCCTTTGGCGAGGGGGCCTACCAGAATGACGAATCCAAATCCCAGCCCGTCATTCTCGACGCCGACACCCCTTCCCTGCGGTTCCGGTTCGGTGCCTACATCCACGCCGGTAACGCAACCGAAGGCAAAGTCGCCGAAGCCTACAAACAGTTCATTGAGGTGACGAAGTAA
- a CDS encoding Gfo/Idh/MocA family protein, producing the protein MSSNNASPLRVGIVGAGDNTRRRHIPGLKAIPGVQITGVVNSSAESSARVASEFQIPNVYPDWKGLVNDPAIDAVVIGTWPNLHCEVTCAALKAGKHVLCEARMARNLAEARQMKATADAHPDRVAMLVPSPMGLVVDREVQQLLHDGYIGDLREVMVFGADDQFYDYSQFLHWRQDRDISGVNVLTLGILQETLLRWVPQATRVFAQSQTFEPVRPNPVGPGNRQVTVPDSVQILTQLPNRARGLYHFSGVDVHGMGKQIHLYGTAGTIKVVFGEKETLYAGRVGQEGLREITIPAERLGEWRVEAEFIGAIRGSEAVQRTTFADGLKYMEFSEAVDRSATTSTPVDLPLE; encoded by the coding sequence ATGAGTTCCAATAACGCTTCACCTCTACGGGTCGGGATCGTGGGAGCGGGTGACAACACCCGTCGCAGGCATATTCCGGGTTTGAAGGCCATTCCCGGCGTCCAGATCACAGGCGTCGTCAACAGCTCTGCGGAATCGTCAGCGCGAGTGGCCAGTGAGTTCCAGATTCCCAATGTCTACCCCGACTGGAAGGGATTAGTGAACGATCCCGCCATCGATGCGGTTGTGATCGGGACATGGCCCAACCTGCATTGTGAGGTCACCTGCGCAGCGCTGAAGGCTGGCAAGCATGTCCTTTGTGAAGCGCGGATGGCTCGCAATCTGGCGGAAGCCCGGCAAATGAAAGCCACAGCCGATGCCCATCCCGATCGCGTTGCCATGCTGGTCCCCAGTCCCATGGGATTGGTCGTTGACCGCGAGGTTCAACAGTTGCTGCACGACGGCTACATTGGCGACCTTCGAGAAGTCATGGTCTTCGGGGCCGACGACCAGTTCTACGACTACTCACAGTTTCTGCATTGGCGACAGGACCGAGACATCAGCGGGGTGAATGTGCTGACATTGGGGATTCTTCAGGAAACGCTGTTGCGCTGGGTTCCGCAAGCGACTCGCGTCTTCGCGCAAAGTCAAACCTTTGAGCCTGTCCGCCCGAACCCTGTCGGGCCCGGAAACCGCCAGGTGACGGTTCCCGATAGCGTCCAGATTCTGACGCAACTTCCCAATCGAGCTCGCGGCCTCTATCACTTCAGCGGCGTCGATGTTCACGGGATGGGAAAACAGATTCATCTCTATGGAACTGCCGGGACGATCAAGGTCGTTTTCGGTGAAAAGGAAACTCTCTACGCGGGTCGCGTCGGACAAGAGGGACTGCGTGAAATTACGATCCCCGCCGAACGGCTGGGAGAATGGCGCGTCGAAGCGGAATTCATCGGAGCGATTCGGGGTAGCGAAGCCGTTCAACGGACGACCTTCGCCGATGGTCTGAAGTACATGGAATTTTCAGAAGCGGTGGACCGCAGCGCGACGACTTCGACTCCCGTCGATCTACCGTTGGAGTGA
- a CDS encoding TAXI family TRAP transporter solute-binding subunit: MTRNVARNRSPFSIWLAVISLCTAGLVGTYVLFVEAPPPRRIVIATGGKDGAYYRFAQLYANLLKSEGITLEVRSTQGSVENLKLLMDDDSDVRVAFVQTGIANSEQCDSLEALASLYREPLWIFYRGSKGIDRLTQLKQQRIAIGPEGSGTRGIALQLLKANGLGEQDDQFSTLAGNAAAEALERGEIDVAFFVAGVDAKYVRKLLQDPEIHLAELTHAEAYERQFRFLSAVKIDEGLLDLQQNIPSHQIVLIAPAATLVAHRSLHPALVSLLLKVATKVHQQGDLLSNVGEFPSPKLTDLPLNPEAERYFRSGPPVLQRFMPFWLASMLDRLKIMIIPLIMLLMPLMRVAPPLVRWQTRRKIYLWYDELRRIDLRSIDGMTIEEADSSLEHLHRLEQQIARIGVPLSYMEEYYNLRLHLNLVRSRVLSILRGEAGHPQPGSHPGFRTEGGESTLTR, translated from the coding sequence GTGACAAGGAACGTTGCAAGGAATCGCTCACCCTTCTCGATCTGGTTAGCGGTGATTTCTCTCTGCACGGCGGGGCTGGTGGGGACTTACGTCCTGTTCGTCGAAGCACCACCCCCCCGCCGGATTGTGATTGCAACGGGGGGCAAGGATGGTGCGTATTATCGCTTCGCGCAGCTCTATGCGAACTTGCTGAAGAGTGAGGGAATCACTCTCGAAGTTCGTTCGACGCAGGGCTCGGTCGAGAACCTGAAACTGCTCATGGATGACGATTCCGACGTCCGTGTCGCGTTCGTCCAGACCGGCATCGCCAATTCCGAACAGTGTGATTCGCTGGAAGCTCTTGCGAGTCTGTATCGTGAACCCCTGTGGATCTTCTACCGCGGAAGCAAGGGAATCGATCGGCTGACGCAGTTGAAGCAGCAGCGGATCGCAATCGGGCCAGAAGGGAGCGGTACGCGCGGAATCGCACTGCAGTTACTCAAAGCGAATGGCCTGGGCGAACAGGATGACCAATTCAGTACGCTGGCGGGGAATGCGGCCGCCGAAGCTCTGGAACGGGGTGAGATCGATGTTGCCTTTTTCGTGGCGGGTGTCGACGCGAAATACGTTCGTAAACTGCTGCAAGATCCAGAGATTCATCTGGCTGAGCTAACTCATGCTGAAGCGTATGAAAGACAGTTCCGGTTCTTGTCTGCGGTGAAAATCGACGAAGGTCTGCTGGATTTGCAGCAGAACATTCCGTCACACCAGATCGTCCTGATTGCGCCGGCGGCGACGCTGGTCGCCCATCGCTCGCTGCATCCGGCACTGGTCTCATTGCTGCTCAAGGTGGCAACGAAGGTGCATCAGCAAGGGGACCTGCTCTCGAACGTGGGTGAGTTTCCATCGCCAAAGTTGACGGATCTGCCGCTGAATCCTGAGGCGGAACGGTACTTCCGATCAGGGCCACCCGTGCTGCAGCGGTTCATGCCATTCTGGCTGGCGTCGATGCTGGACCGGCTGAAAATTATGATAATTCCGCTGATCATGCTGCTCATGCCGCTGATGAGGGTTGCACCGCCGCTGGTCCGCTGGCAGACACGCCGGAAGATCTATCTGTGGTATGACGAACTTCGGCGGATCGACCTGCGATCGATAGATGGAATGACGATCGAGGAAGCGGACTCGTCATTGGAGCATCTGCATCGACTGGAACAGCAGATCGCGCGGATTGGGGTTCCGTTGAGTTATATGGAAGAGTACTACAACCTGCGCTTACACCTGAATCTGGTGAGATCGCGTGTCTTGTCGATTCTGAGGGGAGAAGCGGGGCATCCCCAGCCGGGAAGTCACCCCGGTTTTCGGACGGAGGGGGGAGAAAGTACGCTCACCCGATAG
- a CDS encoding Gfo/Idh/MocA family oxidoreductase, whose product MNGAMFRTLLGLVWFCTSLAHAAARPDELKILSGTDRSPTRGEVKETARFTELPSWATSVAFSADDQTLAIGLKNRVQLVDVSHKTLGRALEFKAGQVRSLSFSADGKFLAVGGYQFAGLVDAQTGALLHELKGHRGSVTGVAFSPDSKFLATACEDEVGRIWTLTPEPMSKELRGHGYPLTAIAWSADGTLVATAAGDELRPTKAGQVKVWNAATAEVKHTFELHSKAATGVAFSPDGRFLLSSSVDEHVNVYDLTSGKPLGYFAGHSRPTNAVSVHPDGETAVSVSGGRAVGKNELMIWEFETGEPLVALEAHEAKITAVAVSHNGSLVATAGQDKSVALWNTAFLTIGLSQSVAATGTTSATNPAASTDVAADQVAVPIQAATALQTENAPAAPKTLRVGVIGLDTSHAPAFAKTLNASKPVAGAEGCRVVAAYPKGSPDIKTSLERVPEYTEEFKKMGIEIVDSIEELLKRVDVVLLETNDGRPHYEQLLPCLKAGKPCFIDKPIAGSLADAIAIFEASKKYKVPVFSSSSLRFGKNSLAVRAGSIGQVKHCFTTSPASLEPSHPDLFWYGIHGVESLFTVMGKGCESVVRSVNSDGKIEVTGKWKGDRTGIYREGPGYTGTAQGEKGEAAVGSYDGYDPLVIAIVKFFHTGEAPVSPEETLEIYAFMEAADESKRQNGKPVTLESVMEKARQEAAKKLAQ is encoded by the coding sequence ATGAACGGAGCTATGTTCAGAACCCTGTTAGGACTGGTCTGGTTTTGCACTTCACTGGCACACGCCGCGGCCCGCCCGGACGAGCTGAAGATTCTCAGCGGGACCGATCGTTCCCCGACGAGGGGAGAAGTTAAGGAGACCGCCCGGTTCACCGAGCTTCCCAGTTGGGCGACCAGCGTCGCCTTCTCGGCCGATGATCAGACGCTGGCCATCGGACTCAAGAATCGAGTTCAACTGGTCGACGTCAGCCACAAAACACTCGGCCGGGCACTCGAATTCAAGGCCGGGCAAGTCCGCAGCCTCAGTTTTTCAGCCGATGGAAAGTTCCTCGCCGTCGGCGGTTATCAGTTCGCCGGTCTTGTCGACGCCCAGACGGGTGCCTTACTGCATGAACTCAAAGGACATCGTGGCTCAGTCACAGGCGTCGCCTTTTCTCCCGACAGCAAGTTCCTGGCAACGGCCTGCGAAGATGAAGTCGGACGGATCTGGACACTGACTCCAGAACCAATGTCCAAAGAGCTGCGGGGACATGGATATCCATTAACCGCCATCGCGTGGTCTGCGGATGGAACACTTGTCGCCACAGCGGCTGGAGACGAATTACGCCCCACCAAAGCCGGTCAGGTCAAAGTCTGGAACGCCGCCACCGCAGAAGTGAAGCACACTTTTGAACTCCACTCGAAAGCAGCGACCGGAGTAGCTTTCTCTCCCGATGGACGCTTTCTACTCTCAAGCAGTGTGGATGAGCACGTCAATGTGTATGACTTAACCAGTGGCAAACCTCTCGGTTACTTCGCCGGCCATTCGCGACCGACAAACGCCGTGAGCGTCCATCCGGACGGGGAAACGGCCGTGAGCGTCAGCGGAGGCCGCGCAGTGGGAAAGAACGAACTGATGATCTGGGAATTCGAAACAGGTGAGCCGCTGGTTGCGCTCGAAGCACATGAAGCGAAAATCACGGCCGTCGCGGTCTCCCACAATGGAAGTCTGGTTGCCACCGCCGGGCAGGACAAATCCGTCGCGCTGTGGAACACGGCCTTCCTCACCATCGGACTGTCTCAATCTGTCGCTGCAACGGGGACGACTTCAGCAACAAACCCAGCAGCGTCGACCGACGTCGCCGCCGATCAGGTGGCAGTTCCGATCCAGGCCGCAACTGCCCTGCAAACGGAAAACGCTCCTGCTGCTCCCAAGACACTGCGAGTCGGGGTAATCGGTCTTGATACATCGCACGCTCCTGCATTTGCCAAAACGTTGAATGCGAGTAAGCCCGTCGCAGGAGCAGAAGGCTGCCGAGTTGTGGCGGCCTATCCCAAAGGGAGCCCTGACATCAAAACGAGTCTCGAGCGGGTCCCCGAATACACCGAAGAATTCAAAAAGATGGGGATCGAAATCGTCGATTCCATCGAAGAACTGTTGAAGCGTGTTGATGTCGTGCTGCTGGAAACGAATGACGGACGACCTCACTACGAGCAACTTCTTCCCTGTCTGAAAGCAGGCAAGCCGTGCTTCATCGATAAGCCGATCGCGGGCTCACTTGCGGATGCGATCGCGATTTTTGAAGCGTCGAAGAAGTACAAAGTCCCAGTATTTTCTTCATCCTCACTCCGTTTCGGCAAGAATTCACTCGCTGTGCGGGCAGGATCGATTGGTCAAGTCAAGCACTGCTTTACAACCAGTCCCGCCTCGCTGGAACCATCTCACCCCGATCTTTTCTGGTACGGAATTCACGGGGTCGAGTCGCTCTTCACCGTGATGGGGAAAGGATGTGAATCGGTCGTCCGTTCGGTCAACTCCGATGGCAAGATCGAAGTGACCGGAAAATGGAAGGGTGACCGGACCGGGATCTATCGGGAAGGACCCGGCTACACGGGAACTGCCCAAGGAGAAAAAGGGGAGGCGGCCGTCGGATCGTACGACGGTTATGACCCGCTGGTGATCGCGATTGTCAAATTCTTCCACACGGGGGAAGCACCTGTTTCGCCCGAAGAAACGCTGGAAATCTATGCGTTCATGGAAGCCGCCGATGAGAGCAAGCGGCAAAATGGCAAACCCGTCACCCTGGAAAGCGTGATGGAAAAGGCGCGTCAGGAAGCGGCCAAAAAGCTGGCGCAATGA
- the bioA gene encoding adenosylmethionine--8-amino-7-oxononanoate transaminase — protein sequence MTSDRLEFAAPCLGAATTYHFICQEMTLDSNQLRIADNQYVWHPFTQMSSYRDEQAPIIVEAEGFYLTDTEDRRYLDGHSSLWCNIHGHRVEAIDRAIRVQLDRVAHSTLLGLANVPSIELAAELVSRTPEGLSKVFFSDCGAAGVEVALKLAYQYFQQRPNKPQVRDKFVYFDGAYHGDTIGTMSLGSIDRFKNLFSPLLFPAIWSSVPVATPTQPQQERQQLDHWSIELERLLSTHAGEIAGVVIEPLVQAAAGIRVQAEGFLSKVRELTYKYDTLLIADEIAVGFGRTGTLFACEQESVSPDLLILSKGLTGGYLPLAATLVTDELYDAFLGDPWAGKTFYHGHTYTGNPLACAAALASLRLIDEHKVLQNAFRLERILQEQLAPLEELPQVKEIRIKGTMVGIELANGEQPFVPSQRVGHRVTLACRRRGVILRNIADIIVLMPAPAMPAELVIEICQAVRESIAEVIAEGV from the coding sequence TTGACTTCCGACCGACTGGAGTTTGCCGCCCCCTGTCTGGGGGCGGCAACAACGTACCACTTCATTTGCCAGGAAATGACCTTGGATTCCAATCAGTTACGCATCGCCGACAACCAGTATGTCTGGCATCCCTTCACACAGATGTCGTCCTATCGGGACGAACAGGCACCGATCATTGTCGAGGCAGAAGGATTCTACTTAACCGACACAGAGGATCGCCGCTATCTCGACGGGCACTCGTCTTTGTGGTGTAACATTCACGGTCATCGCGTCGAGGCGATCGACCGGGCGATCCGCGTCCAACTCGACCGGGTCGCACATTCCACGCTCCTGGGTCTGGCGAATGTCCCGTCGATTGAACTGGCGGCGGAACTCGTCAGCCGCACCCCCGAAGGTCTCAGCAAAGTCTTCTTTTCTGATTGCGGCGCGGCGGGCGTCGAAGTCGCTTTGAAACTGGCCTATCAGTACTTCCAGCAGCGTCCGAACAAACCACAGGTGCGAGATAAATTCGTCTATTTCGATGGGGCTTACCATGGCGACACCATCGGGACGATGAGCCTGGGATCAATCGATCGATTCAAGAATCTCTTCAGCCCACTCCTCTTCCCGGCCATCTGGTCAAGCGTCCCAGTTGCCACACCGACTCAGCCCCAGCAGGAGCGGCAGCAACTGGACCACTGGTCGATCGAGCTGGAACGGCTGCTCTCAACACATGCCGGTGAAATTGCGGGGGTCGTGATTGAACCCCTCGTGCAGGCGGCTGCCGGGATCCGAGTGCAAGCCGAAGGCTTCCTCAGCAAAGTCCGGGAACTGACCTACAAGTATGATACGCTACTGATTGCCGATGAAATCGCGGTCGGGTTCGGCCGTACGGGAACTCTGTTTGCCTGTGAGCAGGAATCGGTGTCGCCGGATCTCCTGATTCTTTCAAAAGGATTGACCGGAGGCTACCTGCCGCTCGCTGCGACGCTGGTCACCGACGAGTTGTACGACGCGTTTCTGGGGGATCCCTGGGCGGGCAAAACGTTCTACCACGGCCATACTTATACCGGGAATCCCCTCGCCTGTGCCGCAGCGCTCGCCTCGCTTCGCCTGATTGATGAGCACAAGGTCTTACAGAACGCGTTCCGGCTGGAACGGATCCTTCAAGAGCAACTTGCTCCGCTGGAAGAGCTGCCGCAGGTCAAAGAAATTCGCATAAAAGGGACGATGGTCGGAATCGAGCTGGCCAACGGAGAACAGCCCTTCGTACCCAGTCAGCGGGTGGGACATCGTGTCACGCTGGCTTGTCGACGCCGGGGTGTCATCCTGCGAAATATCGCCGATATCATCGTCCTGATGCCGGCCCCTGCAATGCCCGCAGAACTGGTCATTGAAATTTGTCAGGCCGTCCGGGAATCGATCGCTGAAGTCATTGCTGAAGGTGTCTGA
- a CDS encoding aspartate aminotransferase family protein, which produces MATNHLTVEAAYRDKFPQSASLYERGKTVFPSGITHDARYLLPFPVFVKEAHGSHKTSVEGHSIIDYWVGHGALLLGHGRREIVEAVQQQMARGTHFSANHELEIEWGERVKRLVPSAERVRFTSSGTEATLMAVRVARLVTNRTKVVKLIGHFHGWHDQLVLAAYAPYTPDDWSMPGVSPGVVSDLVAAPPNDLKAIEQAFQEHRPACCILEPTGGHWGLVPVQGEYLRGLRELCTRYDVLLIFDEVISGFRVHPGGAQGHYGITPDMTTMAKILAGGLPGGALAGRRDLLEAIEFGNQYGKKMKHPGTFNGNPLSAAAGCAALDLLADGVACQQANRLAGKLRQQLNALFVRKSVPWIAYGEFSMCHILPGYTGHNPVSADFIPCDGDYRKLDREQPAALKFAFRSALLTCGVDWFGWSGMTSSAHTEDDLEETVAAFDRMLSMLQADGLI; this is translated from the coding sequence ATGGCGACGAATCATCTGACTGTTGAAGCGGCTTACCGAGATAAATTCCCTCAATCGGCCTCGCTCTACGAGAGGGGCAAGACGGTATTCCCCAGCGGGATCACCCACGATGCCCGGTACCTGTTACCGTTTCCTGTGTTCGTGAAAGAAGCACATGGGTCACATAAGACTTCCGTCGAGGGTCACTCGATCATCGACTATTGGGTGGGGCACGGAGCCCTGTTGCTGGGCCACGGTCGCCGCGAAATCGTCGAAGCCGTCCAGCAGCAAATGGCCCGCGGGACACACTTCTCCGCCAACCACGAACTCGAAATCGAGTGGGGCGAACGTGTGAAGCGACTCGTCCCCTCCGCCGAGCGGGTCCGCTTCACCAGCAGTGGAACTGAAGCAACCCTCATGGCGGTCCGAGTCGCACGACTGGTGACGAATCGAACCAAGGTGGTGAAACTGATTGGCCACTTTCACGGTTGGCACGACCAATTGGTGCTGGCGGCTTACGCACCCTACACGCCTGATGACTGGTCAATGCCCGGCGTGAGTCCCGGTGTTGTCAGTGACTTGGTTGCTGCTCCCCCCAACGACCTGAAGGCGATCGAACAGGCATTTCAGGAACACCGGCCGGCCTGCTGCATCCTGGAACCGACAGGGGGACACTGGGGTCTGGTCCCCGTGCAAGGCGAGTATCTCCGTGGACTGCGCGAGCTGTGCACGAGGTACGACGTCTTGCTGATTTTCGACGAAGTCATCTCGGGATTCCGTGTGCATCCGGGTGGAGCCCAAGGCCACTACGGGATTACGCCCGATATGACAACGATGGCCAAAATTCTGGCCGGTGGCCTGCCCGGTGGAGCGCTCGCTGGACGACGCGACTTGCTGGAGGCGATTGAGTTCGGCAACCAGTATGGCAAAAAGATGAAGCACCCCGGCACGTTCAACGGAAACCCTCTGTCCGCTGCCGCCGGTTGCGCGGCTCTTGATCTCCTCGCCGACGGCGTTGCGTGTCAACAGGCAAACAGACTGGCCGGGAAACTCCGTCAACAACTCAATGCACTGTTCGTCCGAAAATCAGTCCCCTGGATTGCTTACGGCGAGTTTTCGATGTGCCACATCCTGCCAGGGTACACAGGCCACAATCCGGTCAGCGCAGACTTCATTCCATGCGACGGAGACTATCGGAAGCTCGACCGGGAACAACCGGCCGCTCTGAAATTCGCCTTCCGATCGGCTCTGCTGACGTGTGGTGTTGACTGGTTCGGCTGGAGCGGCATGACTTCGTCAGCCCACACGGAAGACGATCTGGAGGAGACCGTCGCTGCATTCGATCGGATGCTGAGCATGCTTCAGGCGGATGGCCTGATCTGA